ACCGGCCCCGACAACCGGGTCCGGCTGGCGATCGGCCGGGTCAAGAACGGTCGTCGTCGCGGGTTCACACTGCAGGAGCAGTGGCTGGAGCCGGCGCGGCTGATCGCGGAGGGGTTCGGGCTGCACTATCTGTCCAACATCCAGTTCCGGATGTTCGGGGAGACGCCGGTGCTGATGGATGTGAACACGCGGCCTGCGGGCGGGTTGCATCAGCTGTCGCTGTGCGGGGTCAACGTCCCTTGGCTGGCTGTGCAGTTGGCGCTCGGGGAGGATCCGGGGGTGGTGGCTCCGCCGTTCCTGGGGCAGGACTACACGGTGGTCTCGGGGCCGCGGCCGCTGCGGCCGGTGTCCATTCCGCAGCAGCGGGCCGAGGTCGAAGAGCCGTTGCTGCCGGCGATGCCCGCTCCGACATCGGTCGACTCGGTGGAGAGTGGGGCGGCTCAGGTGCTGCCGCTCTAGCGTTATCGGCCCGTATGGACCAATCTCGGCGTCATGCCCGAACTACTGGGTCAACTGGCTCATCGAGCAGGCCAAGTCGCCGACATGTACGGCAACACCTTGAGTCCTCCCCTCCCCGAGGGGAGGGGATTCCTGGCTCAGGCCGCCTGACGGAGCAGCGCCCCGTCAGGTCTTACGCCCTCGACACCAGCCGGGTTGAGACCAGCCCCGACGAGCATCACACGCGCGGAGTTCTTGTCCCTCGGGGAGACGGCTCCGCACGCCGTGCAGGTATAGGTACGTTCCGACAGCGGCTGGCCCCCCCCATTACCTTTTTGGTAGCCCCGCAATGGGGCGCCCGGCCTTCGGAGTTGGCATGACTTTCTCCCCCTGTCGATCGCATGTCTTGGGGGGTGGTGTCACCGGCTCCGGAGGCATCGACAGACCGCTGATTAGGGGCATGACCACCGGCTTCTTCGCAGGTCGGGAGGCTCTTCGTAATGTGGATGTGGCGATCGGTGCCGTGGGACGGCCGGGCGAGGACGACCGAAGGACGCACGTGATCGACGTCAGTGACATCGGCGCTTTCCTCGGCCTGGACGTCGGCAAGGGCGAACACCACGCCACCGCCGTCACCCCGGCCGGGAAGAAGGCCTTCGACAAGCGGCTGCCCAACAGCGAGCCGAAGCTCCGCGAAGTGTTCGGCAAACTGCAGGCCAAGCACGGGACCGTGCTCGTGGTGGTCGACCAGCCGGCCTCGATCGGGGCTCTGCCGCTGGCGGTGGCCCGGGACATGGGCTGCCCGGTCGCCTATCTGCCCGGCCTGACGATGCGGCGGATCGCCGACCTCTATCCCGGCGAGGCCAAGACAGATGCCCGCGACGCGTTCGTCATCGCAGACGCGGCCCGCGTCATGCCTCACACGCTCCGCTCGGTCGACCTCGAGGACGAGACCATCGCCGAGCTGGAGATGATCGTCGGCTTCGACGACGACCTGGCCGGCGAAGCAACCCGCATCAGCAACCGCCTGCGGGGCCTGCTCACCCAGATCCACCCGTCGCTGGAACGGATCCTGGGCCCACGCGTCCAACACCCGGCCGTGCTCAAGCTCCTCGACCAGTTCGGCTCCCCGGCCCAGATCCGCAAAGCCGGACGCCGACGGCTCATTGCGTTGATACGCCCGAAGGCACCGCGGATGGCCGAGCGGCTCGTCGAGGACATCTTCACCGCACTGGACGAACAGACCGTCGTCGTCCCGGGCACCGACGCGGCCGCTCTGATCGTCCCCAGCCTCGCCAACTCGCTCCGAGCGGTGCTTGACCAGCGGAAACTCTTGGCCACCCGGATCGAGGAACTGCTGGAGAACCACCCTCTTTCCAAGGTCCTGACGTCCATGCCGGGGATCGGCGTCAGGACCGGAGCCCGCATCCTCATCGACGTCGGCGACGGCCGTTCGTTCCCGACCGCCGCCCACCTCGCCGCCTACGCCGGCCTCGCCCCCACAACCCGCAGTTCTGGCTCCTCGATCCGCGGCGAACAACCATCCCGCCGCGGAAACAAGCAGCTCAAACGGGCCTTCTTCCTGTCCGCGTTCGCGGCTCTGGCCGACCCGGCCTCCCGGACCTACTACGACAAGAAGATCAGCCAGGGAAAACACCACACCCAAGCCCTCCTCTGCCTCGCGAGACGACGAGCCGACGTGCTCTTCGCGATGCTCCGCGACGGCACCTTCTACGACCCCCAACCCGCCCCATCAGCTTGACGAAACCCATAGGGGCACCCCCCCGGGAAACTTTTTTCCGGGAGGGTGTATCAGGGCGCGGACAGCGCGCTCATAAGAGTGAAAGGCAACGGGGGAACACGGGGAACCACGGGGGATCGCACCACAACGGGGGAAGCACGGGGGCTTCGGGTCGGCCGGCGCTGTCACGGGGGCGGCGGCCGGCCGGCCCGAAGGTGCTTCTCGGGGTCCGGAGTCAGAAGCGGCCCGAACCCCGGTACAGCTCCAGCTCCCCGTCCAGTTCTACGGCGAGCACCGTGGCGTGCGGGTCGAGGTCCGCCCCGGTGGGCGGTTCGATCCAGAGCACGCCCGGCGTTTCGTGCAGGCCGCCGGTGACCCGGTGGGCCAGTTCCGTGCCGCTGCCGAGGACCGTGACCCGGCGTACCGCACCGAGCAGCCCACGTACGTTGATCTCGGCGCGCGGGGCGTCGAAGAGGATCAGGTACAGGGTGCGGCGGTCCTTGGAGAGGGTGCTCGGGCCGTAGTGGTGACCGGGCGGGAGGCCGCGTTCGGTGCCGTACACCGCCTCCGCGTGCTTGGCGATCCAGTCGCCGAGCCCCTCCAGGCGTTCGACCTGCTCCGCCGGGATCGTGCCGTCCTCGCGCGGTCCGACGCTGAGCAGCAGGTTGCCCCCGCCGCCGATCGTCTCCGCGAAGTAGCGGATCAGCTGGTCGACGGACTTGTGGTTGTGGTCGTGGTGCTGGTGGCCCCAGGAGTCGTTGATCGTCAGGCACAGCTCCCAGGGGCCCTCGGGCGGGACGACCGGGGCGCCCTGTTCGGGCGTCGCGTAGTCGCCCTCGCTGAGCATGCGGGCGTTGAAGACGACATGCGGTACGTACGACCGGATGAGCGCGGCGAGTTCGGGAATGCGCCACTGCTCCTCGCTGCGGTCCCACTCGCCGTCGAACCACATCAGGTCCGGCCGGTAGCGGGAGGCGAGCTCGCGGATCTGGCCGTCCCGGTAGGCGATGAACCGTTCCCAGGCGTCCAGGTCCTCGAATTCCGCCGCGACTTCGGAGTACCGGTTGTCCTCCAGCTCCGGCGGACGGCCCGGCTTGCGCGTGGAGGCGTAGTCGGGATGACTCCAGTCCGAGTGCGAGTAGTAGAGGCCGACCTTGAGGCCCTGCTCGCGCAGGGCGTCCGCGTAGCCGCCGATCAGGTCGCGGCCCACGTTCAGGTCGCCGTGGGCGGTGTCCCACAGGGCCACGCCGTCGTGGTGGCGGCTGGTCAGGACGGCGTACCGGGCGCCGGCCCGCGCGAAGAGCCTCGCCCACTCGCGCGGGTCGTAACGGGACGCCGTGAAGCGGTCGAACTGGGACATGTACTCGTCGTACGGGACGATGTCGTCGTAGAACGACCAGGACTCCTGGACGCCGTCGACGGCGTAGATGCCCCAGTGGATGAAGATCCCCAACTTGGCGTCGGTGAACCAGGGTTGTATGGGCACCCGCGCTCAGCTCCCTTCCGCGCGGCGCAGGCGGAGCGTGAGGACCTGGAAGGGGCGCAGGGCGACCGCGACGCCGCCGTCACCGGTGACGTCCGCGTCCTGAAGCGGGCGCTCCAGCAGGTCGGTCACCTGGGCGCCCGCCAGCGGGAAGCCGGTACGCAGGACGCCGGTCGCACGGCCGCCGCCGGACTCGTAGAGGCGTACGACGACGTCACCGGAGCGGTCGTCGGCCAGCTTGACCGCCTCGACGGTCACGCCGTCGCCGTCCACGGAGACGACCGGTTCGGGCGCGCCCGCCGCATCCGCCACCCGCAGGGGGAGGTTGAGGGAGTAGCCCTCGGCGACGGCGTCCTCGATGCTCGCGCCGGGGAGCAGGGAGTAGGTGAAGCGGTGCCTGCCCTGGTCGGCCTCGGGGTCCGGGATGCGCGGGGCGCGGACCAGGCTGAGGCTGACCCGGGTCGTCGTACCGCCGTCCTCGCGGACCGTGCGG
Above is a window of Streptomyces sp. DT2A-34 DNA encoding:
- a CDS encoding alpha-L-fucosidase, which translates into the protein MPIQPWFTDAKLGIFIHWGIYAVDGVQESWSFYDDIVPYDEYMSQFDRFTASRYDPREWARLFARAGARYAVLTSRHHDGVALWDTAHGDLNVGRDLIGGYADALREQGLKVGLYYSHSDWSHPDYASTRKPGRPPELEDNRYSEVAAEFEDLDAWERFIAYRDGQIRELASRYRPDLMWFDGEWDRSEEQWRIPELAALIRSYVPHVVFNARMLSEGDYATPEQGAPVVPPEGPWELCLTINDSWGHQHHDHNHKSVDQLIRYFAETIGGGGNLLLSVGPREDGTIPAEQVERLEGLGDWIAKHAEAVYGTERGLPPGHHYGPSTLSKDRRTLYLILFDAPRAEINVRGLLGAVRRVTVLGSGTELAHRVTGGLHETPGVLWIEPPTGADLDPHATVLAVELDGELELYRGSGRF
- a CDS encoding IS110 family transposase translates to MIDVSDIGAFLGLDVGKGEHHATAVTPAGKKAFDKRLPNSEPKLREVFGKLQAKHGTVLVVVDQPASIGALPLAVARDMGCPVAYLPGLTMRRIADLYPGEAKTDARDAFVIADAARVMPHTLRSVDLEDETIAELEMIVGFDDDLAGEATRISNRLRGLLTQIHPSLERILGPRVQHPAVLKLLDQFGSPAQIRKAGRRRLIALIRPKAPRMAERLVEDIFTALDEQTVVVPGTDAAALIVPSLANSLRAVLDQRKLLATRIEELLENHPLSKVLTSMPGIGVRTGARILIDVGDGRSFPTAAHLAAYAGLAPTTRSSGSSIRGEQPSRRGNKQLKRAFFLSAFAALADPASRTYYDKKISQGKHHTQALLCLARRRADVLFAMLRDGTFYDPQPAPSA